CGATGCCGACGTACCGGCCGTTCTCCTCGATCTCCTGTTCGCTCAGGCCCACCTTCTCGGCCTTCTCCCGCACGACGGCGGTGGCACGGTCGATCGCCTCGTCCAGGAGATCCACCAGCCGGACCGTCTCGCCCTCCCGCGTCTTGAACGGCTTGCCGTCCTTGCCCAGCACCGTGCCGAAGGCCAGCTGCTGCGCCTGCACGTCGTCGCCCAGCCAGCCCGCCCTGCGCGCGGTCTCGAAGACCATCTTGAAGTGCAGGGACTGACGGGCGTCGACCACGTAGACGAGGGTGTTCGCCTTGAGGTTGAAGACACGGTCCCTGATCGCCGAGAGGTCGGTCGCCGCGTAGCCGTAGCCGCCGTCCGACTTCTTCACGATCAGCGGGACCGGGTTGCCGTCCGGGCCCTTCACATCGTCGAAGAACACACAGAGCGCGCCGTCGGAGCGGACCGCCACCCCCGACTCCTCCAGGAGGCGGCAGGTCTCGTCCAGCATGTCGTTGTAGCCCGACTCGCCGACCACGTCCGGGTCCTGGATCTCCATGTCCAGCTTGTCGAAGACCGAGTAGAAGTAGATCTTCGACTCGTCCACGAACTTCTGCCACATGGCGAGGGTCTCCGGCTCGCCCGCCTGGAGGTCGACCACCCGGCGCCGCGCCCGGGTCTTGAACTCCTCGTCGGAGTCGAAGAGCGTCCGCGCCGCTTTGTAGAGCCGGTTCAGGTTCGACATGGCCTCCTCGCCGGAGACCTCCGCCGCGCCCTTGTGGTCCAGCTCGTGCGGGTGCTCGATCAGGTACTGGATGAGCATGCCGAACTGGGTGCCCCAGTCGCCGATGTGATGGCGCCGGACCACGCTCTCGCCGGTGAACTCCAGGATCTGGACCACCGCGTCGCCGATGACCGCCGAACGCAGGTGACCGACGTGCATCTCCTTCGCCACGTTCGGCTGCGCGTAGTCGATGACCGTGGTGCCCGGGTTCTCGGCGAGCGGTACGCCGAGGCGCTCACCGTCCTCGTACCGCGCCGCCAGGTTCTCGGTGATGGCCTTGTCGGTGATCGTGATGTTCAGGAAGCCGGGCCCGGAGACCTCGATGTCCTTGATCACCTCACCCGACTCGACCCGCGCCACGACCTGCGTCGCCAGCTCTCTCGGGTTCGCCTTCGCCTTCTTCGCGAGGGCCAGGATCCCGTTGGCCTGGAAGTCGGCCCGGTCGCTTCGTCGCAGCAGCGGGTCCGCGGAACCGGCCTCCGGCAGGGCTGCCGAGAGGGCTTCCGCGAGGCGCTGATGGACGGAGGCGGTGAGGGACGTGACCGAGGCCATGGAGTGGCTGCCGTTCTGCTCGGGTTCCGGGAGTTTCTGAGTACAGGAAAGCCAGTATCCCATGCGGTGAAAAGCCGTTTTCGCGGTTCAGGCCCGACCTGGGAGAATGGTGCGGTCAGCCGTACTGGCGTATGAGAAAGAAGGACGTGCCGATCGTGGCTCAGAGCACCGAGACCACCGACTGGGTCTCCCGTTTCGCGGATGAGGTCATCGAGGAATCGGAGCGTCGGGCCCCGGGCAAACCTGTGGTCGTCGCGTCCGGGCTCTCCCCGTCCGGCCCGATCCACCTCGGCAACCTCCGCGAGGTCATGACCCCGCACCTGGTCGCCGACGAGATCCGCCGCCGCGGGTACACCGTGCGCCACCTGCTCTCCTGGGACGACTACGACCGCTACCGCAAGGTCCCGGTCGGCATCCCCGGCATCGACGAGTCCTGGGCCGAGCACATCGGCAAGCCGCTGACCTCCGTCCCGGCCCCCAAGGGCTCGGAGCACCCGAACTGGGCCGAGCACTTCAAGGCCGCGATGGTCGAGGCGCTGGCCGAGCTCGGCGTCGAGTACGACGGGATCAGCCAGACCGAGCAGTACACCTCCGGTGTCTACCGCGACCAGGTGCTGTTCGCGATGAAGCACCGCGGTGACATCGACGCGATCCTCGAGCAGTACCGGACCAAGAAGGGCCCCGCGAAGAAGCAGCAGGGCCAGAAGCCGGTCGACGAGGCCGAGCTCGAAGCCGCCGAAGGCTCCGGCGCCGCCGCCGAGGACGACGGCAGCTCGGCCGCCGGGTACTACCCGTACAAGCCCTACTGCGGCCAGTGCGAGAAGGACCTCACCACCGTCACCTCGTACGACGACGAGACCACCGAGCTGGCCTACACCTGCTCCGCCTGCGGCTTCTCCGAGACCGTCCGGCTGAGCGAGTTCAACCGCGGCAAGCTGGTGTGGAAGGTCGACTGGCCCATGCGCTGGGCCTACGAGGGCGTCATCTTCGAGCCGAGCGGGGTCGACCACTCCTCCCCGGGGTCCTCCTTCCAGGTGGGCGGCCAGATCGTGGGCATCTTCGGCGGCAAGCAGCCGATCGGGCCCATGTACGCCTTCGTCGGCATCTCCGGCATGGCCAAGATGTCCAGCAGCAAGGGCGGGGTGCCCACCCCCGCCGACGCACTCCAGATCATGGAGCCGCAGCTGCTGCGCTGGCTGTACGCCCGCCGCCGTCCTAACCAGTCGTTCAAGATCGCCTTCGACCAGGAGATCCAGCGGCTGTACGACGAGTGGGACAAGCTCGCGGGCAAGGTCGCCGACGGCTCGGTCCTCCCGGCCGACGCCGCCGCGTACGCGCGCGCGGTCGGCACCGCCGCCGGAGAGCTGCCCAGGACCCCCCGCCCGATGCCGTACCGCACCCTCGCCTCCGTCGCCGACATCACCGCCGGCGCCGAGGACCAGACCCTGCGGATCCTGAGCGAGCTCGACCCCGAGAACCCGCTCGCCTCCCTGGACGAGGCCCGGCCCCGGCTCGACAAGGCCGAGACCTGGATCAACACCCAGGTGCCGGCCGAGGAGCGCACCGTCGTGCGCGACGAGCCGGACGTCGACCTGCTCAAGTCGCTCGACGACCAGGGCCGCGAGTCGCTGCGGCTGCTCCAGGACGGGCTCGAGCAGAACTGGTCCCTGGACGGCCTCACCCACCTCGTCTACGGCGTCCCCAAGGTCCAGGCCGGCTTCCCCGCCGACGCCACCGCCAAGGAGCTCCCGTCGGAGATCAAGGTCGCCCAGCGCACGTTCTTCGCGCTGCTGTACCACCTGCTGGTCGGGCGTGACACCGGTCCGCGCCTGCCCACGCTGCTGCTCGCCGTCGGACAGGACCGGGTGCGCAAGCTGCTCGGCGCGTAGGGCCTTCGGCTGTACGAGGAAGGGGGCGCCCGGTGATCACCGGGCGCCCCCTTCCTGTGCACGCTGACGTGCCTACGCGATGTGGTCTTCCTGGAGTTCCGCCGTGTGGCGGTTGGTGAAGCGGTTGACCATGCGGTCGGCCTCGCGCTGCGGGAGCGTGGTGCCGTACGTCGCCTCCACGTCGCCCCTGAACTGGCCCGAGGTCGGATAGCTGCCGTCTATCGACTTCTTGAAGACCAGGTAGTAGTCCTCCTCGGTCGGCTCCGAGCCGCCGCCCGCGCCCAGCTCACGGGTCCGGCCCGGGCCGGACGGGATCGGGAAGGTACCGGTGTCCTCCGGAGAGGGCTCCGGGGCGGCGACAGGCTGCTCCTCGTACCGCTGCTGCGGGAACGTCTGCTGCTCGAACCGCCGCTGTTCTTCGAACTGCTGCCGAGCCCGGAACTGCTGCTGCTCCTCGAACTGCTCGGCCTGCTGCTGCTCCTCGTACCACTGCCGGTACGCGACATCGGGGTCGTACGTCGGGTCGTAGCCGCCCTGATACGCGACGGACTGGGGGTCCCGCGCCTGAAGCCACTGACTCTGCGGCTCGGCGTAGTCCTCCGGCTGCTCGAAGAACTCGTTCGCCTCGGCGGCGGGAAGCTGTTCCCGGACAGGCGTCGCGTTGCTCCGTACGACGGGTGCCGTCGCTTCCGGCTCGCGCGCCACCGCCAACTGCGGCGCCGGGGGCAGGAGGGCCGGCTCGATGCCCGCCGCCGCCAGGCCGGAGGGGGCGGTCTCGGCGAGCGGCACGCCGTAGCGGGCCAGGCGCAGCGGCATCAACGACTCCACCGGGGCCTTGCGGCGCCAGGCGCGGCCGAAGCGGGAGCGCAGGCGGGCCTGGTAGACGAGACGTTCCTGCTCCAGCTTGATGACCTGCTCGTAGGAGCGCAGCTCCCACAGCTTCATACGGCGCCACAGGAGGAAGGTGGGGAGCGGGGAGAGCATCCAGCGGGTGAGGCGGACGCCTTCCATGTGCTTGTCGGCGGTGATGTCCGCGATCCGGCCGATCGCGTGCCGGGCCGCCTCGACGGAGACCACGAACAGGACCGGGATGACCGCGTGCATGCCGACGCCCAGCGGGTCCGGCCAGGCCGCCGCGCCGTTGAAGGCGATCGTCGCGACCGTCAGCAGCCACGCCGTCTGGCGCAGCAGTGGGAAGGGGATGCGGATCCAGGTCAGCAGGAGGTCCAGGGCGAGCAGGACGCAGATACCCGCGTCGATGCCTATCGGGAAGACGTACGCGAAGTTCCCGAAGCCCTTCTTGAGGGCCAGCTCGCGCACGGCCGCGTAGGAACCCGCGAAGCCGATTCCCGCGATGACGAGCGCACCGGCGACGACCACACCGATGAGAATCCGGTGCATTCGTGTGAGCTGGATTGGCGCGGACACCCGTACTCCCCTCTCCTTGCGTGTTGTTGCGCGCAACAGGGTGGCACATGTGTACGGCGCACGGGCGGCCGGTATGGCAGGAGCCCGGCCCGCGAGGTGACCGGACTCCGTCAAATGCCCTGCTGGGCAGGCGAGTTGCGCGCCGACGCCCGTGAAATGTCAGTACTTCTCGAATGTCAGTTCTTCTTGGCGGCCGACGCCGAAGGCTTGGAGCTGGCCGACGCCGACGGGGAAGCCGACTTCGAGGGGCTCGCGGACTTGGAGGGGGAGGCCGACTGCGACGGGGCGGTGGTCGCCCGGCTGCCGTCCTGGTTCGCGGAGGCCACCGAGGCCACCGCCTCCTTGGCGGCCTTCTCCGCGGCCTTCATCAGGTCGTCCGCGCTGGGGGCCTTGTCGCCGGCGAGACCGGCGCCGTTGTAGTCGAGCGTGATGACGACGTTCTCGACGCGCGTCACGACCGTCTGCTGCTTGAAGGAGCCTTCCTTCTTCTTCAGGCCGTAGCGCACCGCCGTCGACGCGTCGCCGATCCCGGAGGCCGGCTCCGACCGGGCGCCCGTCGCGCCGGTCACCGTCTGCGCGTCCTTGACCTGCTTGTCGTAGTAGGTCTGCGCGAGCTGGTTGCCCTCACCGCGGGTCGCGTCCGAGTCGAAACGCAGCAGGGAGACGTTCAGCCAGCGGAACTGGGACCCCTTGACGCCCTTGTTGTCGAGGCTGTTCCAGGAGCAGCTGCTGCGGTCCTTCGCGTCGTCCGACTTGCCCGACTTGGCGGACTTCAGGCCCTTCGGTACGAGTTCGCCCAGCGTCTTCTGCGAGAACACCGAGCAGGGGGCCGGCAGGGTCGCGTACGCGGCCGGCTTGACGGCGTCCGCGGAGGTGCTCGGGGACGCGGACGAGGTCGCGGCCGTGCCCTTCTGGGCGGCGTTGTCGGTGCTCGAACCCGATCCCGAGCCGGAGCCGGAGTCCGAGGAACAGCCGGCGGCGGCGAGCACCACCGGGACGGCGGCTGCGCTGACAAGGATGCGGGTGAGTCGCGGGGCTCGGCCTACTCGCTGTGCTGGTCGGTGCATGGTTCCTTCACTCGTGGCGCTCGTGGTGCGACCGCACATGGCTGGTGCGGCCGGTCGGGTCCGAGGGGCCACGGTACGCGGTGAGGCAGCCGTGCGTTTCCTGTTCGAGGGGTTCGCGTGGGGTGCCCCCGCGCCCCGGCGGACCCGCTAGCCGTTGAACCGGTCGACGAGCTTGTGCGCCAGATTCCGGGCCTTGTCCTGCATTTCTTTGCTGTCCGGGGTGCCTGTGGAGGCGGTCGGCTGCTCGGCGTACTCGATCCTCACGATCACGTTGGACGTGCGGAACACCACAGTCACGGTGCGCTGCTGCGCCGTCGATGAGCCGGAGTTGAGTTTGTCGTTGAGGAACGCCTCGTCGCCCAGACCGCTGAGCTTGCGGGGCTGGAGGTCGGCGGGGGTCTCGCTCGGGCCGGCCGAGGTCGAGGCGGAGGCGGAGGCGGTCGAGGAGGCGGACGAGGAGGGGGTCGCCGAAGGGGTGGCGGTGGCGGAACCGCTGCCGGACGGCGTGGCCGAAGCGGAGGCCTCGGGGAGGTTCGCCGCGGTCTCCTCGGTCGCGTAGATGTCCTGGGCGCGGGAGTCGTCGCTCACCGCGTTGTCGTACGAGACCACGCGCTCGAAGTCGACGCTGAGATGGTCGGTGGCGTCCGTGGACTCCACCTTCCAGCCGCAGCCGACGCGGCGGTCGGTGTCGTAGGTGAGGGTGGCCTGGCCCTCGTACGCCGTGTCGCGACGGTCCTGGTCGGTGATCTGCCTGATGCCGGGCAGCAGGGAGTCGAGGCTGTCGTGGCTCACCGCGGCGCAGGCCTCCGGGAGCGTGCGGTACTTGCCCGGCTGGGCGGCCGGGGTGTTCACGCTGACGTCGCCCGGCTTGGGGTCGGCCGCCGTGCCCTTGCTTCCCGAACCTCCGGTGCAGCCGGCCAGCAGGGCCGCGAGGAGCGCGGCGATACCGGGAACGTACGCCTTCCGCTGCACGGTCGGGCTCCTCTCGACGACTCCCGGGGCCTGTGGCCGGGATGCTCTGTGGTGCTGTCCTGTGGTTATTCGGTTGCCGCGCGGGGGCGGCCCCTGCAGACAATGTGTATCGCACGCACAGCCGTGGACGCCGGTCCGTTGTCCTATACGTCGACCTTGGCGCGGGTTTTGCGTTCTATGACTTTTGTCGTTTGCCGGGGGAATGAGGATGTTATGTCGTACGTAGAGATACCGGGCGCCAAGGTGCCCATCCGCATGTGGACGGACCCCGCGTCGGTCGAGGACGTGGCCCTGCGCCAGCTCCAGAACGTGGCCACGCTTCCGTGGATCAAGGGCCTCGCCGTCATGCCGGACGTCCACTACGGCAAGGGCGCGACGGTCGGCTCGGTCATCGCCATGCGCGACGCGGTGTGTCCGGCGGCGGTGGGGGTCGACATCGGCTGCGGGATGTCCGCCGTCAAGACGTCGCTCACCGCCAATGATCTGCCGGGGGATCTTTCGCGGCTTCGGTCGAAGATCGAGGAGGCGATTCCGGTGGGGCGGGGGATGCACGACTCCCCGGTCGATCCGGGCGGCTTCCACGGGCTGGCGACGAGTGGGTGGGACGACTTCTGGGGGCGGTTCGACGGGGTTGCGGAGGCGGTCAAGTTCCGTGAGGAGCGTGCGACCAAGCAGATGGGCACGCTGGGCGGGGGCAACCACTTCGTTGAAATCTGCACGGACACGACCGGCGCCGTCTGGCTGATGCTGCACTCCGGGTCGCGCAACATCGGCAAGGAACTGGCCGAGTACCACATCGGCGTCGCCCAGAAGCTCCCGCACAACCAGGGGCTGGTCGACCGTGACCTCGCGGTCTTCGTGACGGACACTCCGCAGATGGCCGCGTACCGCAATGACCTGTTCTGGGCGCAGGAGTACGCGAAGTACAACCGCACCCTGATGATGGCGCTCCTGAAGGACGTGATCCGCAAGGAATTCAAGAAGGCGAAGCCGACCTTCGAGCAGGAGATCAGCGCGCATCACAACTACGTCGCCGAAGAGCGGTACGACGGAATGGACCTGCTGGTCACCCGCAAGGGCGCGATCCGCGCGGGCTCCGGCGAGCACGGAATCATTCCGGGCTCGATGGGCACGGGTTCGTACATCGTGAAGGGACTCGGCAACGAGAAGGCCTTCAACTCCGCGTCGCACGGCGCGGGCCGGCGCATGAGCCGCAACGCGGCGAAGCGTCGCTTCTCGACCCGGGACCTGGAGGAGCAGACGCAGGGCGTCGAGTGCCGTAAGGACTCCGGCGTCGTGGACGAGATCCCGGGTGCGTACAAGCCGATCGAGCAGGTCATCGAGCAGCAGAGCGACCTCGTGGAGGTCGTGGCGAAGCTGAAGCAGGTCGTCTGTGTGAAGGGCTAGTCCAGCCTGAATCGGTCCGCGTCAGGCTCGCGTTCAGCCACAGGGAAGTCCGCCTTCGTTCTTGGTCAGGCCCTCGGTCGGGATGGCAGTCCCGGCCGGGGGTCGTCGTGTTTGATGGTGTGGCGCGAGCCTGGGCGGGAGTTCTGGTGTCGTACGGGTGATCTGTGCGGATCACCCCGGTGAGTCAGCGGAGGCGCTTTTCCAGGAGGGTCACCGCGTACGGGCTGCCCAGGCCGCCGTCCTTGGCGGTCTGTTCGCCCACGACCG
This portion of the Streptomyces mirabilis genome encodes:
- a CDS encoding RtcB family protein — protein: MSYVEIPGAKVPIRMWTDPASVEDVALRQLQNVATLPWIKGLAVMPDVHYGKGATVGSVIAMRDAVCPAAVGVDIGCGMSAVKTSLTANDLPGDLSRLRSKIEEAIPVGRGMHDSPVDPGGFHGLATSGWDDFWGRFDGVAEAVKFREERATKQMGTLGGGNHFVEICTDTTGAVWLMLHSGSRNIGKELAEYHIGVAQKLPHNQGLVDRDLAVFVTDTPQMAAYRNDLFWAQEYAKYNRTLMMALLKDVIRKEFKKAKPTFEQEISAHHNYVAEERYDGMDLLVTRKGAIRAGSGEHGIIPGSMGTGSYIVKGLGNEKAFNSASHGAGRRMSRNAAKRRFSTRDLEEQTQGVECRKDSGVVDEIPGAYKPIEQVIEQQSDLVEVVAKLKQVVCVKG
- the argS gene encoding arginine--tRNA ligase, which translates into the protein MASVTSLTASVHQRLAEALSAALPEAGSADPLLRRSDRADFQANGILALAKKAKANPRELATQVVARVESGEVIKDIEVSGPGFLNITITDKAITENLAARYEDGERLGVPLAENPGTTVIDYAQPNVAKEMHVGHLRSAVIGDAVVQILEFTGESVVRRHHIGDWGTQFGMLIQYLIEHPHELDHKGAAEVSGEEAMSNLNRLYKAARTLFDSDEEFKTRARRRVVDLQAGEPETLAMWQKFVDESKIYFYSVFDKLDMEIQDPDVVGESGYNDMLDETCRLLEESGVAVRSDGALCVFFDDVKGPDGNPVPLIVKKSDGGYGYAATDLSAIRDRVFNLKANTLVYVVDARQSLHFKMVFETARRAGWLGDDVQAQQLAFGTVLGKDGKPFKTREGETVRLVDLLDEAIDRATAVVREKAEKVGLSEQEIEENGRYVGIGAVKYADLSTSAVRDYKFDLDQMVSLNGDTSVYLQYAYARIRSIFGKAGDRAPLAHPELELAPAERALGLHLDRFGETLDEAADEYAPHKLAAYLYQLASLYTTFYDQCPVIKPAPAQEVAENRLFLCDLTARTLHQGMALLGIRTPERL
- a CDS encoding DUF3558 family protein, which translates into the protein MHRPAQRVGRAPRLTRILVSAAAVPVVLAAAGCSSDSGSGSGSGSSTDNAAQKGTAATSSASPSTSADAVKPAAYATLPAPCSVFSQKTLGELVPKGLKSAKSGKSDDAKDRSSCSWNSLDNKGVKGSQFRWLNVSLLRFDSDATRGEGNQLAQTYYDKQVKDAQTVTGATGARSEPASGIGDASTAVRYGLKKKEGSFKQQTVVTRVENVVITLDYNGAGLAGDKAPSADDLMKAAEKAAKEAVASVASANQDGSRATTAPSQSASPSKSASPSKSASPSASASSKPSASAAKKN
- a CDS encoding DUF3558 domain-containing protein, whose protein sequence is MQRKAYVPGIAALLAALLAGCTGGSGSKGTAADPKPGDVSVNTPAAQPGKYRTLPEACAAVSHDSLDSLLPGIRQITDQDRRDTAYEGQATLTYDTDRRVGCGWKVESTDATDHLSVDFERVVSYDNAVSDDSRAQDIYATEETAANLPEASASATPSGSGSATATPSATPSSSASSTASASASTSAGPSETPADLQPRKLSGLGDEAFLNDKLNSGSSTAQQRTVTVVFRTSNVIVRIEYAEQPTASTGTPDSKEMQDKARNLAHKLVDRFNG
- a CDS encoding DUF2637 domain-containing protein, encoding MHRILIGVVVAGALVIAGIGFAGSYAAVRELALKKGFGNFAYVFPIGIDAGICVLLALDLLLTWIRIPFPLLRQTAWLLTVATIAFNGAAAWPDPLGVGMHAVIPVLFVVSVEAARHAIGRIADITADKHMEGVRLTRWMLSPLPTFLLWRRMKLWELRSYEQVIKLEQERLVYQARLRSRFGRAWRRKAPVESLMPLRLARYGVPLAETAPSGLAAAGIEPALLPPAPQLAVAREPEATAPVVRSNATPVREQLPAAEANEFFEQPEDYAEPQSQWLQARDPQSVAYQGGYDPTYDPDVAYRQWYEEQQQAEQFEEQQQFRARQQFEEQRRFEQQTFPQQRYEEQPVAAPEPSPEDTGTFPIPSGPGRTRELGAGGGSEPTEEDYYLVFKKSIDGSYPTSGQFRGDVEATYGTTLPQREADRMVNRFTNRHTAELQEDHIA
- the lysS gene encoding lysine--tRNA ligase, encoding MPIVAQSTETTDWVSRFADEVIEESERRAPGKPVVVASGLSPSGPIHLGNLREVMTPHLVADEIRRRGYTVRHLLSWDDYDRYRKVPVGIPGIDESWAEHIGKPLTSVPAPKGSEHPNWAEHFKAAMVEALAELGVEYDGISQTEQYTSGVYRDQVLFAMKHRGDIDAILEQYRTKKGPAKKQQGQKPVDEAELEAAEGSGAAAEDDGSSAAGYYPYKPYCGQCEKDLTTVTSYDDETTELAYTCSACGFSETVRLSEFNRGKLVWKVDWPMRWAYEGVIFEPSGVDHSSPGSSFQVGGQIVGIFGGKQPIGPMYAFVGISGMAKMSSSKGGVPTPADALQIMEPQLLRWLYARRRPNQSFKIAFDQEIQRLYDEWDKLAGKVADGSVLPADAAAYARAVGTAAGELPRTPRPMPYRTLASVADITAGAEDQTLRILSELDPENPLASLDEARPRLDKAETWINTQVPAEERTVVRDEPDVDLLKSLDDQGRESLRLLQDGLEQNWSLDGLTHLVYGVPKVQAGFPADATAKELPSEIKVAQRTFFALLYHLLVGRDTGPRLPTLLLAVGQDRVRKLLGA